Within the Streptomyces sp. NBC_00353 genome, the region ACGGTGGCGGCCCTGCGGGTGGCGATGGTGCGCAACGAACGCGAGACGCTGCGCCGGGAGGGCGCGGAGACCCTCGCCGAGCTGCTGCAGGAGGTCCTCGACCCGGAAGCGGCCCGGCGCAGGCTCGCCCGGCATGCGATCGAGGGCGACACCGTGCTGATCGTGGTCCGCCGGACCACGGACGAGGCGCTGCTGCGGTGTCTTCAGGAGCATCCGCATCTCCTGCTCACCCGGGGCGAGGACCGCTATGTGCTGGGTGCGCCGCAGCTGGCCGACCGGATCGGTGAACTGCCGGACGTGGCGGCGGGGATGAGCCGCCCGTTCCTGCCGGGTGCCGCGCTGCGGGTGGCGCAGCGCGAGGCGCTCTGGGCGGTCTCGAAGGCCGTCGAGTCGGGCCGCCCGGTGATCCGTTACGGGGACGACTCGATGGGCCGCTGGCTGCCCGACGACCCGGCGGTGCTGACCGCGCTGGTCGAGCATGTCCTCGGCGCGGTCCTGCGGTACGACGAGGCGCACGACTCGCAGCTGCTGGTCTCCGCCCGCACCTGGATGGAGCGCGACCGCCGCACGGATGCGGCGGCGGCCGCCCTCCACATCCACCCGAACACCCTCACGTACCGGCTGCGGCGGTTCGGTGCGCTGACCGACCGCGATCTGGCGTCGACGGGAGCGCTGGCGGAGGTGTGGCTGGCGATCCAGGCGGCGGGGGCGCTGGGGCTCACGGACTGAGATCTCCCTGTCGCCGGGCACAGCCGCGGCCGGACGCACCCGGCCGCCTGCCCGGCTCCGGCATTACGCTCATGGCCAGGACCGGACAGCGGGAACCACGGGCGAGGAGGCAACGGTGCCGGTGGAAGTCACCTGGTGGGGTCATGCCACCTGCACCATCGAGGACTCCGGAGTCCGTGTCCTGACCGACCCCCTCTTCGTGCGCCGCCTCGCCCACCTGCGCCGCCGCCGCGGTGCGCTCCCGGGCCCCGAGGCCACCGTCGCCGATGTCGTCCTCATCTCCCATCTCCACTCCGACCATCTGCATCTGCCGTCACTGGCCCGCCTCGCGCCCGGCAGCCGGCTGATCGTGCCGCTCGGCGCCGTCCGTTCCGTACCGGGGCTGCGGATGCTGCGCCGGGTGCGCGGGCTGCGGATCACCGAGGTGGCGGCCGGTGACGAGGTGCGGGTCGGCGACGTGCGGGTACGGGCCGTCCCCGCGCAGCACGACGGGCGGCGGCTGCCGGTGGGCCCGCACCGTTCGCCCGCGCTGGGCTACGTCGTCGAGGGTGAGGCGCGCACGTACTTCGCCGGGGACACCGGGCTGTTCGACGAGATGGCGGAGGCGGTCGGCCCGGTGGACGTGGCGCTGCTGCCGGTCGGCGGCTGGGGCCCGTATCTGGGCCACAGCCATCTGGACGCGGGCCGCGCCGCCCAGGCCCTGGCCCGGCTGGCACCGAGATCGGCCGTGCCCGTGCACTACGGCACGTACTGGCCGATCGGGATGGACGGGGTCCGGCCACACGAGTTCCACTCACCGGGCGACGAGTTCGTCCGTCAGGCGGCTCTGCTGGCACCGGACGTCACGGTGCACCGGCTTGCCCACGGGGAGCATGTGCGGCCGGAGGCCGCCAGGTGATCCAGGAGGTCGTGGGGCAGCTGCCCCCTGAATCGACACAGCAGGCCGTCGGCTATCCGTCCCTGTTTCTCTTGGTGGCGCTGGGTGCTCTGGTGCCGGTGGTGCCGACCGGGGCGCTGGTGAGTTCGGCGGCCGTGGTGGCGTTCCACCAGACGGACCCGTTCGCGCTGCTGGTGGTGTTCGGGGTGGCGTCCTCGGCGGCGTTCCTCGGGGACATCTGTCTGTACTGGCTGGGGCAGCGCGGGGTGCGGTCCAGGAACGGTTCGAAGTGGCTGCAGGCGATCAGCGACCGGGCGGCGCCGGAGCGCCTGGCCCAGGCGCAGCAGAAGCTGGACGAGCACGGTTCGGTGGTGCTCGTGCTGTCGCGGCTGGTGCCGGCCGGGCGGATTCCGGTGATGCTGGCGTGCCTGCTGGGCCGGATGCCGATGCGCCGGTTCGCCCGGGGGGATGTGCCGGCCTGTCTGGCGTGGGCGGCGACGTATCAGCTGATCGGCATTCTGGGCGGTTCGCTGTTCCCCGAGCCGTGGCAAGGCGTGGTCGCGGCGGTCGGCCTGACCCTGCTGATCAGCGGGGCGCCCGCGGTGTGGCGCAGGGCGCGGGCCCGGTTCAGCCGCTGATGCCCCGGGGCGGCTGCGGTGAGCGCCGGGTGCGGGCGCCGTGCAGCACCCGCGAGCCACCGATCGGCAGGTCCCAGAGGTGTTCGCGCGGATGGCCGGCCCGCTGCCAGGCGGCACGGAGCCTGGTGAGCGGTTCGAGTACGGGCTCCGCGGAGAGCAGGAACGTCGCCCAGTGCATCGGCGCCATCGCGCGGGCGCCGAGATCCTCGTACGCCTGCACGGCCTCCTCCGGATCGGTGTGTACGTCGCCGAGCCACCAGCGCGGTTCGTACGCCCCGATCGGCAGCAGGGCCAGATCGATCCCGGGGTGGCGGCGGCCGATCTCCGTGAACCAGTGCCCGTAGCCGCTGTCCCCGGCAAAGTAGACGCGCTGTCCGCCGCCACCGCCGATGCCGTTGATGATCCATCCGCCCCACAGGGAGCGGCAGGTGTCGGTGAGGGTCCGCTTCGACCAGTGGTGGGAGGGCACGAAATCGAAGCGGACACCGTTCAGCACCGCCGACTCCCACCAGTCGAGCTCGGTGACGCAGGAGAAGCGGCGGCGACGGAACCACCGGCCGAGTCCCGCGGGGACGAAGAACGGGGTGTCCTGCGGCAGTCTGCGCAGGGTGGGGGCGTCGAGATGGTCGTAGTGGTTGTGACTGATGACCACCGCGTCGACGGTCGGCAGATCCTCCCAGCGGACGCCGACGGGCGTGATCCTGGCGGGTGTGCCGAGGATGCGGCGGGACCAGACGGGGTCGGTGAGAATGGTCAGCCCGCCGGACCGGACGATCCAGCTGGCATGTCCGACCCACGTCACGGTGGTCGTACCCGCATCGGTGTCGGGCAGCGGTTCGGGGGCGTACGGGAGCCGGTGGACGCCCCGCAGTCCCTCCGCGTCGGGCCGCACGGTGCGCTCATAGGCCAACCTGGTCATGTTCCTGACACTCGGCAGCGGGGCGGTGAGCCGGTCGGCGAACGTGTCGGGCCAGACCCTCACCTCGCCGAGGGGGCGTGGCGACACGATCCGGCCGAGAGGAGCCGGGCGCGCGGGCCCGTCGAGGGCACGCTCGGTCTGTTCCGTCATCGAGGGACTCCCGTCTCGGAGTGCGTCGTCGAGTGGGTCATCGCGGGTACGGCGCCGCTGGTGCCGCGTCGCGGGTGCGGCATCGCTCACGCCATCCGGGACGCCGTCGGGTATGCCGTCGTCAGCGGAGTTCGCCGAGAGCTGCTGTGAAAATGCTCAGCGCTCGGGCGACGTGCGGCAATTCAAGGGGCTCCACCGCAGTGAGGGACTCCAGCTGCTGCTCCGGCGTCGAGCCCAGCAGCGGTCCGGTGCCCAGCCGCACCCGCAGCGCACCCAGCTCGTCGCCGAAGCGGTGGCCTCCCGGGGTGGGAGCGCCGAGGCGCTCGGTGAGGTACTCCTCCAGTTCCAGGGAGTCCGTGACACCTTGGGTGGCCAGTCGGGACCGGAGAGGGCCGAGATCGGCGTAGAGATGACGGCCGGCCTGCGGGGGTCTGGCCAGCGCCCCCGAGGAGAGCACCGCCCGGTGGGCCGCGGCCGCGACCTGCGCCTGCAGCCCGGCGGCCAGGCGGACCCGCGCCGTGACGGGCTCCGGTTCACGCAGCGCGTGGGCGGCCGCGGCAGCCACCGGTCCCGCGACGAGGGCGCCGAGCGCGGTGAGGATGTCGAGGGTGCGGGCATGCCGCGCCGCCGCCCGTTCGGTGTCCGGGAATCTGGCGACCGCGACGGGCCAGGCGGACGGAGTCAGCGCACCGGACAGATCACAGACGACGGTGACGTCCTCGGGGCACATCTCGGCGGGGCTGAGCAGGACGGTGTCGTGCGGCCGGTGCAGGGTGTCGCGCCAGGTCTCGTCACTGACGATGTGCATCCCCTCGGCGACCGCGGCCTCGCACGCCTCGCGCACGAGTTCCGGCGGCGCGACCGTGGCGGTCGGGTCGTCGACGACGGAGATCAGCAGGAGCCGGGGTCTGCCGCCCTCGGCGCGCACCCTGCGTACGGTCTCGAGAAGCGCGTACGGATCGGGCACGCCGCCGCACTCGGCCGGGGTCGGCACATGGTAGGCGGGCCGGCCCAGCAGCCGGGCCTGCGGGATCCAGGTGGGGGGACACGGGCGCGGCATGAGGACATCGCCACCGTGTGCGGCGATCAGGGCGAGCAGCAGGGGTGAGGCGCCGGGGGCGGCGGCGATGTGCTGCGGTCCGCCGCGCAGTCCGCGCCGGATCCAGTAGGCGGCGGCCGCCTCGCGGAGGGCCTCGCCGCCGCCGGTCGGTTCCGGCTCGCTGCGCCCCGCCGCGGCGGCGAGCACGTCGGCCAGTTCGGGCAGCACGGGCAGCCCCGGATCGGGTGCGGGCGGCCCGTACCGAACGGGCCCGCGGTCCTCCCGAAGGGTCCGGGCGGCGGCCCGCCCGGCGCCACTCCCGGCCGGTCCCGCATCCCCGTCCTGCCCGGCCCGCTCCCGCGCCATCCCGGGCCTCCTTCGCTGTCGCTCCGTCACCCTGTCTCGTCCTCAGGGCCCTTTATACGGAGGTTTGAGCGACACCGCTTGCCCGGCCGGGCGACACACCGGCCACCCCCGGACGGGCCGGTCGGCCGGGAGCACCCTCCGACCGGGAATGGCACCGGGACCCGACGGCCCCATTGACACTCGACCCGCCGCGTCATTACGGTCACGCCAGAATTTCGAACGAGTGACGAAATATCGAACACGTCGAGGGGCAACTCCCGTGCGCATCACCGGAATCAGCACACACGTCGTCGGCACCCCCTGGCGCAACCTCACCTACGTCCAGGTCCATACGGACGAGGGCCTCACCGGTGTCGGCGAGACCCGGATGCTCGGCCGCACCGACGCACTGATCGGCTACCTGCGCGAGGCGGAGACCAACCACATCTCCGGCTCCGACCCGTTCGCCGTGGAGGACCTCGTACGCCGGATGAAGTACGGCGACTACGGGCGGGCCGGAGAGATCGTGATGTCCGGCATCGCGGTCGTCGAGATGGCCTGCTGGGACATCAAGGGCAAGGCGCTCGGCGTCCCCGTCTGGCAGCTGCTCGGCGGACAGGTCACCGAGCGGGTCAAGGCGTACGCGAACGGCTGGTACACCACCGAGCGCACCCCGGAGGCGTACCACAAGGCGGCGCGAGCCGTCGTCGAGCGCGGCTACCGCGCCCTGAAGATCGACCCGTTCGGGACCGGCCACTTCGAGCTGGGTCAGCAGGAGACCCGGTACGCGGTGTCGCTGATCGAGGCCGTACGGGACGCCATCGGCCCCGACGCCGAGCTGATGCTGGAGATGCACGGCCGGTTCAGCCCGTCGACCGCCGTACGGATCGCCCACGAGATGGCACCGTTCCGTCCGGCCTGGCTGGAGGAACCGGTGCCGCCGGAGAACCTCAAGGCGCTGAGCAAGGTCGCCGGCAAGGTCGATATGCCGATCGCGACCGGTGAACGCATCCATGACCGGATCGAGTTCCGTGAGCTCTTCGAGTCGCAGGCGGCCGACATCATCCAGCCGGACGTCGGCCACATCGGCGGCATCCTGGAGACCCGCAAGCTCGCCGCGACTGCCGAGACCCACTACACGCTGATCGCACCACACAATGTGGGCGGCTCGGTGCTGACCGCCGCCAGTCTCCAACTCGCAGGCTGCACACCCAACTTCAAGATCCTCGAGCACTTCAACGACTTCGCGGACGCCGACATCAAGAAGGTCGTCAAGGGCGCCCCGCAGGTGGACCCCGCAACCGGCTGTTTCGAGCTCTCCCACGCTCCGGGCCTCGGCGTGGAGCTCGACGTGGACGCGGCCGCCGAATTCCCGCAGCAGCAGGCCCGATTCGACCTGTGGGCGGACGGCTGGGAGAGGAGGCAGCCCAAGTGAGCAGCGCCCACTCACGGTCGGTCACGATCGAGCGGCCCGGCGAGCACCGGCTGACCAGCGGCCCCGTTCCCGAGCCCGGTCCCGGTGAGGTCCGGGTGCGGGTCGCCGCGGCCGGGATCTGCATGAGCGACCGCGAGGTGTACGACGGCCATCGCGACCCCGCCTACGTCCGCTACCCGGTGGTGCCCGGCCACGAATGGTCCGGGGTGGTCGACGCCCTGGGTGCAGGCGTCGATCCGGCGCTGCTCGGCCGCCGGACGGTCGCCGAGGGCTTCCGGTCCTGCGGCAGTTGCGAACGGTGCCGAAGCGGGGAGACGTCGCTGTGCACGGCGGGGTACGACGAGACGGGGTTCACCCGGCCCGGGGCGTTCGCCGACCATGTCGTGGTCCCCGCACGGCTGTTGCACCCGCTGGCCGACGACGCGGATCTGCGGGCCGCCGCCCTGCTGGAACCGGCCGCGGTGGTCGCTGCGGCCGTACGGGCCGGGGCGCCCGAGCCGGGTGAGCGCATCGCCGTCGTGGGTGCGGGGACGCTCGGGCTGCTCGCCGTGCAGCTGCTCTCCGCCATGTCGCCCGGGGAGCTGACGGTGATCGACCCACGGGACGAACGGGCAGGCCGGTCCCTGGCGTTCGGGGCGAGCGAAGCCCGCACCCCGAAGGAGGCCGCCGAGGTGCGCGGCCGCTACGACCTGGTCGTGGAGACCGCGGGGGCGCCGTCCACCGCGGCCGACGCCTGCCTGCTGGCGCGGCGCGGCGGCCGGGTGGTGCTCACGGGCATGTTCGCGCCGGGTGCCGCCGGTATCGATCCGGTGCATCTGTCGCTGAGCCAGCTCACCGTGCGCAGTGTGTTCGGGGCGCCGTCGGCGGCCTGGTCCTATGCGGTGCGGGCGTTCACGGCCGGGCTGCTCGATCCGGCGGCGCTGATCACGCACGAGTTCCCGTTGGAGCGGTTCGCGGATGCCGTGGCGCTGGTCGGTGGCGGCGGTCCCGGGACGGGCAAGGTGCTGCTGCGCCCGTAGAGCCCCGTCGGCCCCACCGCTCTCCTCACACCACGCACCGATGCAGCCCCACACCCGCCCACCCGAACCTCGTCCGATATATCGAACACGAAAGGTCGCCAATGACCTCGTCCGACTCCCCCGCCCGTCGCCCCGGCGAGCCCGCGCTCACCGAGCTCGGGCTGGGCGCGCCCGCCGCCGACCCGGCCGACACCTCCGCGTACGCCTTCCCCGACGGTGGCACCTGGCGGACCGAAGTGCCGTCCGTCGAAGGTCCGGAGGCCCTCTCCGTCGTCCTCAAGGAGTCCTCCCGGCTCGATGTACCGATCCATCGGATCAGCCAGGGCAGCGGCATCTGGATGCTCAGCGACGCCGAGATCACCGAAATGGTCGAGGGCTGCGCCGAACGCAGCGTCGAACTCTGCCTGTTCACCGGACCGCGCGGAAGCTGGGACACGGGCGCCTCCACCCGTACCGACTCGGGCGGGGCGGGGCTGCGTGCCCGCGGCCATGACGCGCTGGCCGGCTGCGTCGAAGACGCCCTGCGGGCATCCGAGTTGGGTGTGAAATGCCTGCTCGTCGCCGACGAAGGGGTGCTCTGGACACTGCACCGGCTGCGCACCCGGGGCGTACTGCCCGCCGATACGACATTCAAGGTGTCGGCGCTCATCGGGCCGGTGAACCCGGCCTCCTTCGCGGTCCACGAGGGGCTCGGCGCCGACTCGATCAATATTCCGTCCGACCTGACACTTGCTCACTTCACCGAGATCCGACGGGTTTCGGGCGCACCGATGGACCTCTACATCGAGGCGCCGGACGACCTCGGCGGCTATGTGCGGATGTACGAGGCGGCCGAGCTGATCCGCCGCGGCGCCCCCATCTATCTCAAGTTCGGCCTGTCCAGGGCGCCCGGCATCTATCCGTACGGCGCGCATCTGCGTGATGTCGCGCTGGACACGGCCCGCGAGCGGGTGCGTCGGGGACGGCTGGCCCTCGACCTGCTGGCCCGGCACGGCGCCGGAACAAACATGTCGCCGCT harbors:
- a CDS encoding PucR family transcriptional regulator, which produces MASDKLTVEDLLSYPALQLTVKAGSSGLGRSVSWAHASELDDPTPWLLGAEVIMTTGLAIPRNAAGQRAYLERLDDAGVSALALSAQLHMPPLHDAFFRAAEERGFPVLEVPLAVPFIAVSQEVAASVQEDARHRLGAQLQVFGSLRWLVAEDLDTPTLLRRLERLSGYDVYLCTPQGRPLLPGVPVPDPGVLPASVDAPPTVPGGFVLPVPAPGGPAGFLVAYEREGAQPAGLAVVQHIATVAALRVAMVRNERETLRREGAETLAELLQEVLDPEAARRRLARHAIEGDTVLIVVRRTTDEALLRCLQEHPHLLLTRGEDRYVLGAPQLADRIGELPDVAAGMSRPFLPGAALRVAQREALWAVSKAVESGRPVIRYGDDSMGRWLPDDPAVLTALVEHVLGAVLRYDEAHDSQLLVSARTWMERDRRTDAAAAALHIHPNTLTYRLRRFGALTDRDLASTGALAEVWLAIQAAGALGLTD
- a CDS encoding MBL fold metallo-hydrolase, with the protein product MPVEVTWWGHATCTIEDSGVRVLTDPLFVRRLAHLRRRRGALPGPEATVADVVLISHLHSDHLHLPSLARLAPGSRLIVPLGAVRSVPGLRMLRRVRGLRITEVAAGDEVRVGDVRVRAVPAQHDGRRLPVGPHRSPALGYVVEGEARTYFAGDTGLFDEMAEAVGPVDVALLPVGGWGPYLGHSHLDAGRAAQALARLAPRSAVPVHYGTYWPIGMDGVRPHEFHSPGDEFVRQAALLAPDVTVHRLAHGEHVRPEAAR
- a CDS encoding DedA family protein, whose translation is MIQEVVGQLPPESTQQAVGYPSLFLLVALGALVPVVPTGALVSSAAVVAFHQTDPFALLVVFGVASSAAFLGDICLYWLGQRGVRSRNGSKWLQAISDRAAPERLAQAQQKLDEHGSVVLVLSRLVPAGRIPVMLACLLGRMPMRRFARGDVPACLAWAATYQLIGILGGSLFPEPWQGVVAAVGLTLLISGAPAVWRRARARFSR
- a CDS encoding MBL fold metallo-hydrolase, with protein sequence MTEQTERALDGPARPAPLGRIVSPRPLGEVRVWPDTFADRLTAPLPSVRNMTRLAYERTVRPDAEGLRGVHRLPYAPEPLPDTDAGTTTVTWVGHASWIVRSGGLTILTDPVWSRRILGTPARITPVGVRWEDLPTVDAVVISHNHYDHLDAPTLRRLPQDTPFFVPAGLGRWFRRRRFSCVTELDWWESAVLNGVRFDFVPSHHWSKRTLTDTCRSLWGGWIINGIGGGGGQRVYFAGDSGYGHWFTEIGRRHPGIDLALLPIGAYEPRWWLGDVHTDPEEAVQAYEDLGARAMAPMHWATFLLSAEPVLEPLTRLRAAWQRAGHPREHLWDLPIGGSRVLHGARTRRSPQPPRGISG
- a CDS encoding aminotransferase class I/II-fold pyridoxal phosphate-dependent enzyme; the protein is MARERAGQDGDAGPAGSGAGRAAARTLREDRGPVRYGPPAPDPGLPVLPELADVLAAAAGRSEPEPTGGGEALREAAAAYWIRRGLRGGPQHIAAAPGASPLLLALIAAHGGDVLMPRPCPPTWIPQARLLGRPAYHVPTPAECGGVPDPYALLETVRRVRAEGGRPRLLLISVVDDPTATVAPPELVREACEAAVAEGMHIVSDETWRDTLHRPHDTVLLSPAEMCPEDVTVVCDLSGALTPSAWPVAVARFPDTERAAARHARTLDILTALGALVAGPVAAAAAHALREPEPVTARVRLAAGLQAQVAAAAHRAVLSSGALARPPQAGRHLYADLGPLRSRLATQGVTDSLELEEYLTERLGAPTPGGHRFGDELGALRVRLGTGPLLGSTPEQQLESLTAVEPLELPHVARALSIFTAALGELR
- a CDS encoding mandelate racemase/muconate lactonizing enzyme family protein; this translates as MRITGISTHVVGTPWRNLTYVQVHTDEGLTGVGETRMLGRTDALIGYLREAETNHISGSDPFAVEDLVRRMKYGDYGRAGEIVMSGIAVVEMACWDIKGKALGVPVWQLLGGQVTERVKAYANGWYTTERTPEAYHKAARAVVERGYRALKIDPFGTGHFELGQQETRYAVSLIEAVRDAIGPDAELMLEMHGRFSPSTAVRIAHEMAPFRPAWLEEPVPPENLKALSKVAGKVDMPIATGERIHDRIEFRELFESQAADIIQPDVGHIGGILETRKLAATAETHYTLIAPHNVGGSVLTAASLQLAGCTPNFKILEHFNDFADADIKKVVKGAPQVDPATGCFELSHAPGLGVELDVDAAAEFPQQQARFDLWADGWERRQPK
- a CDS encoding zinc-dependent alcohol dehydrogenase, with translation MSSAHSRSVTIERPGEHRLTSGPVPEPGPGEVRVRVAAAGICMSDREVYDGHRDPAYVRYPVVPGHEWSGVVDALGAGVDPALLGRRTVAEGFRSCGSCERCRSGETSLCTAGYDETGFTRPGAFADHVVVPARLLHPLADDADLRAAALLEPAAVVAAAVRAGAPEPGERIAVVGAGTLGLLAVQLLSAMSPGELTVIDPRDERAGRSLAFGASEARTPKEAAEVRGRYDLVVETAGAPSTAADACLLARRGGRVVLTGMFAPGAAGIDPVHLSLSQLTVRSVFGAPSAAWSYAVRAFTAGLLDPAALITHEFPLERFADAVALVGGGGPGTGKVLLRP